A genome region from Triticum aestivum cultivar Chinese Spring chromosome 2B, IWGSC CS RefSeq v2.1, whole genome shotgun sequence includes the following:
- the LOC123040832 gene encoding GDSL esterase/lipase At1g28600 isoform X2, protein MRTPHAAFLLLFNLACLCGAYSGGGQSRFTSIISFGDSYADTGNLVMWADPILPGLLLKNLPYGETFFGHPTGRATDGRLVLDFIAEALGLPFVPPYLAKGSNFSAGVNFAVAGAPALTLTYLQGQNLTVTNPPINSSLHDQLEWFQKLKPSLCKEQGADCFGGSLFIMGEFGSNDYRNILMSNRTVEQALIYVPLIDSIATGVEKLIQQGAKYIVVADVFPTGCIPPILKMLASPNKMEYDRHGCLKSGNRLGRSQNSLLRQRIKMLRHKYPHTKIIATEYYRPILAFLDMPGHFGLNNSTTLLTCCGAGGPPYNYDFNTGCGLPGVKACTDPSQALQWDGFHLTESAYRAIADGWLHGPYADPTIMDIAR, encoded by the exons ATGAGAACACCTCATGCAGCGTTCCTCTTGCTCTTCAACCTGGCGTGCCTCTGCGGTGCCTACTCCGGTGGCGGCCAGAGCCGCTTCACCTCCATAATCAGCTTCGGCGACTCCTA CGCCGACACCGGTAATTTGGTCATGTGGGCTGATCCCATCCTTCCGGGTCTACTACTCAAGAACCTCCCCTACGGCGAGACCTTCTTCGGCCACCCCACTGGACGAGCCACCGATGGCCGCCTTGTGCTGGACTTCATCG CCGAGGCTTTGGGTCTGCCTTTCGTGCCGCCGTACCTCGCCAAGGGGAGCAACTTCTCCGCCGGAGTCAACTTCGCCGTGGCAGGAGCGCCGGCTCTAACCCTGACATACCTGCAGGGACAAAATTTGACCGTGACGAACCCTCCGATCAACAGCTCCCTCCACGATCAGCTCGAGTGGTTCCAGAAACTGAAGCCTTCGCTCTGCAAGG AACAAGGTGCTGATTGCTTCGGGGGCTCCCTGTTTATCATGGGAGAGTTTGGGTCAAATGACTACAGGAACATCCTTATGTCCAACAGGACGGTTGAACAAGCCTTAATTTATGTTCCTCTAATTGACAGCATCGCCACAGGCGTAGAG AAACTGATCCAGCAAGGCGCCAAGTACATCGTTGTGGCAGACGTCTTCCCGACTGGCTGCATACCGCCAATTCTCAAAATGCTCGCTAGCCCAAATAAAATGGAGTACGATCGGCATGGATGCCTGAAGAGTGGGAACAGGCTGGGACGCTCCCAGAACTCTCTCCTCCGCCAACGGATCAAGATGCTTCGGCACAAGTATCCACATACGAAGATCATTGCCACCGAGTACTACAGACCCATCCTAGCTTTTCTAGATATGCCAGGGCATTTTG GACTGAACAACAGCACAACTCTCCTCACCTGTTGTGGTGCAGGAGGCCCTCCATATAACTACGACTTCAACACAGGGTGCGGCCTCCCGGGTGTGAAGGCGTGCACAGATCCATCTCAGGCGCTTCAGTGGGATGGTTTCCACCTAACAGAGTCTGCCTATAGGGCCATCGCCGATGGGTGGCTCCATGGCCCCTATGCGGATCCAACGATAATGGACATTGCACGCTAA
- the LOC123040832 gene encoding GDSL esterase/lipase At1g28600 isoform X1, which yields MWADPILPGLLLKNLPYGETFFGHPTGRATDGRLVLDFIAEALGLPFVPPYLAKGSNFSAGVNFAVAGAPALTLTYLQGQNLTVTNPPINSSLHDQLEWFQKLKPSLCKEQGADCFGGSLFIMGEFGSNDYRNILMSNRTVEQALIYVPLIDSIATGVEKLIQQGAKYIVVADVFPTGCIPPILKMLASPNKMEYDRHGCLKSGNRLGRSQNSLLRQRIKMLRHKYPHTKIIATEYYRPILAFLDMPGHFGLNNSTTLLTCCGAGGPPYNYDFNTGCGLPGVKACTDPSQALQWDGFHLTESAYRAIADGWLHGPYADPTIMDIAR from the exons ATGTGGGCTGATCCCATCCTTCCGGGTCTACTACTCAAGAACCTCCCCTACGGCGAGACCTTCTTCGGCCACCCCACTGGACGAGCCACCGATGGCCGCCTTGTGCTGGACTTCATCG CCGAGGCTTTGGGTCTGCCTTTCGTGCCGCCGTACCTCGCCAAGGGGAGCAACTTCTCCGCCGGAGTCAACTTCGCCGTGGCAGGAGCGCCGGCTCTAACCCTGACATACCTGCAGGGACAAAATTTGACCGTGACGAACCCTCCGATCAACAGCTCCCTCCACGATCAGCTCGAGTGGTTCCAGAAACTGAAGCCTTCGCTCTGCAAGG AACAAGGTGCTGATTGCTTCGGGGGCTCCCTGTTTATCATGGGAGAGTTTGGGTCAAATGACTACAGGAACATCCTTATGTCCAACAGGACGGTTGAACAAGCCTTAATTTATGTTCCTCTAATTGACAGCATCGCCACAGGCGTAGAG AAACTGATCCAGCAAGGCGCCAAGTACATCGTTGTGGCAGACGTCTTCCCGACTGGCTGCATACCGCCAATTCTCAAAATGCTCGCTAGCCCAAATAAAATGGAGTACGATCGGCATGGATGCCTGAAGAGTGGGAACAGGCTGGGACGCTCCCAGAACTCTCTCCTCCGCCAACGGATCAAGATGCTTCGGCACAAGTATCCACATACGAAGATCATTGCCACCGAGTACTACAGACCCATCCTAGCTTTTCTAGATATGCCAGGGCATTTTG GACTGAACAACAGCACAACTCTCCTCACCTGTTGTGGTGCAGGAGGCCCTCCATATAACTACGACTTCAACACAGGGTGCGGCCTCCCGGGTGTGAAGGCGTGCACAGATCCATCTCAGGCGCTTCAGTGGGATGGTTTCCACCTAACAGAGTCTGCCTATAGGGCCATCGCCGATGGGTGGCTCCATGGCCCCTATGCGGATCCAACGATAATGGACATTGCACGCTAA
- the LOC123040833 gene encoding GDSL esterase/lipase At5g45910-like: MRPPHAALLLLFILAYFRGAYSNGSRSRFTSIISFGDSFADTGNLVMWADPVLPGLLLKNLPYGETFFGHPTGRATDGRLVLDFIAEALGLPFVPPYLDKGGNFSAGVNFAVAGAPAVTLQYLQGQNLIVNPPINSSLYDQLVWFQKLKPSLCKGRQGTDCFGSSLFVMGEFGANDYRSFLLSNRTVEQATAYVPQIVDSVSQGVEVLYMLCTE; the protein is encoded by the exons ATGAGGCCACCTCACGCAGCGCTCCTCTTGCTCTTCATCCTAGCGTACTTCCGCGGTGCCTACTCCAATGGCAGCCGGAGCCGTTTCACATCCATAATCAGCTTCGGCGACTCCTTCGCCGACACCGGTAATTTGGTCATGTGGGCTGATCCCGTCCTTCCGGGTCTACTACTCAAGAACCTCCCCTACGGCGAGACCTTCTTCGGCCACCCCACTGGACGTGCCACCGACGGCCGCCTTGTGCTGGACTTCATCG CCGAAGCTCTGGGTCTGCCTTTCGTGCCGCCGTACCTTGACAAGGGGGGCAACTTCTCCGCTGGAGTAAACTTCGCCGTGGCAGGAGCGCCGGCTGTAACCCTGCAATACCTGCAGGGACAGAATTTGATCGTGAACCCTCCTATCAATAGTTCCCTCTATGATCAGCTCGTGTGGTTCCAGAAACTGAAGCCTTCGCTCTGCAAGG GTCGACAAGGTACTGATTGCTTCGGGAGCTCCTTGTTTGTCATGGGAGAGTTTGGAGCAAATGACTACAGGAGCTTCCTTCTGTCCAACAGGACTGTGGAACAAGCCACAGCTTATGTTCCCCAAATCGTTGACAGCGTCTCCCAAGGCGTAGAGGTACTCTATATGCTGTGCACAGAATAG
- the LOC123040835 gene encoding GDSL esterase/lipase At1g28600: protein MRTPHGALLLLFILACLRGAYSGGGRSRFTSIISFGDSYADTGNLVMWADPVLPALPLKNLPYGETFFGHPTGRATDGRLVLDFIADALGLPSVPPYLAKANNFSAGVNFAVVGAPALNLTYLQGLNLTVNPPINSSLHDQLVWFQKLKPSLCKGQGTDCFGSSLFVMGEFGGNDYISFLLSNKTVEQARPYVPQIVDSISRGVERLVQHGAKYIVVADIFPIGCLPGALTNLASPNKVEYDRHGCLKRVNRLARYHNSLLRQKIKMLRYKYPHTKIIAAEYYKPFLAFLDMPGHFGLNSSTTLLTCCGAGGPPYNYDFNAGCGLPGVNACADPSQALQWDGFHLTESAYRAVANGWLHGPYADAPILHIAR, encoded by the exons ATGAGAACGCCTCATGGAGCGCTCCTCTTGCTCTTCATCCTGGCGTGCCTCCGCGGTGCGTACTCCGGTGGCGGCCGGAGCCGCTTCACCTCCATAATCAGCTTCGGGGACTCGTACGCCGACACAGGTAACTTGGTCATGTGGGCTGATCCCGTCCTTCCGGCTCTACCACTCAAGAACCTCCCCTATGGCGAGACCTTCTTCGGCCaccccaccggacgagccaccgatGGCCGACTGGTCCTGGACTTCATCG CCGATGCTTTGGGTCTGCCTTCCGTGCCGCCGTACCTCGCAAAGGCGAACAACTTCTCCGCCGGAGTAAACTTCGCCGTGGTAGGAGCGCCGGCTCTGAACCTGACATACCTGCAGGGACTGAACTTGACCGTGAACCCTCCCATCAACAGCTCCCTCCACGATCAGCTCGTGTGGTTCCAGAAACTCAAGCCTTCCCTCTGCAAGG GACAAGGTACTGATTGCTTTGGAAGCTCCCTGTTTGTCATGGGAGAGTTTGGAGGAAATGACTACATAAGTTTCCTTCTGTCGAACAAAACTGTTGAACAAGCCAGACCTTATGTTCCTCAAATTGTCGACAGCATTTCCAGAGGGGTAGAG AGACTAGTCCAGCATGGCGCAAAGTACATCGTTGTGGCAGACATCTTCCCGATTGGCTGCCTACCAGGAGCGCTCACAAACCTTGCTAGCCCAAACAAGGTGGAGTATGATCGGCACGGATGCCTGAAGAGAGTGAATAGATTGGCCCGCTACCACAACTCTCTCCTCCGTCAAAAGATCAAGATGCTCCGGTACAAGTACCCACATACTAAGATCATTGCCGCCGAATACTACAAACCCTTCCTTGCATTTCTAGATATGCCGGGACATTTCG GACTGAATAGCAGCACAACCCTCCTCACCTGTTGTGGTGCAGGAGGCCCTCCGTATAACTACGACTTCAACGCAGGGTGCGGCCTGCCGGGTGTGAACGCGTGTGCAGATCCATCTCAGGCGCTTCAGTGGGATGGTTTCCACCTCACGGAATCCGCCTATAGGGCCGTTGCTAATGGATGGCTCCATGGCCCATATGCGGATGCACCGATATTGCACATTGCACGCTAG